The Pigmentiphaga aceris DNA segment TCTTCCAGTTCGGTGTCGAGCTGGCCAGCCACACAGAACAAAATGTGGCCCTTGCTGCACCAGTGGTCCGCCAGATAGCCGGGGCTGTAATCCACCATCCGTACCCGGATATCCCCGAATTGGCGAGTGCGCCAGTGCGCCACGCCGGTTTCGCCCGCGTGCGGTACCCGCTCAAGCTGGGCCCAGTCGGTGGTGCCAAAGGGAATATCGGTCAAACGCATGGTGGCTCCTGAGAAAGGGGAGGAGCATACCTCGGGCCAATGCCTCGGCGAAGACCTGGTGAAGCGACGCAAGGTGGCGCTGCACCAGGGAATCGGTATTGCAAGGCAAGACCGCGACAACGAGAGCGCTGAAACGAGGCCAAGGAACCCGCATCACGCGCTGAAGCGGCTTGAGCGACGCAAGGTGGCGCTTCAAGTGCAAGATCAGGACAGCGTCTGGTCCAACACCCCGACAGCGGCCGGGCGCGTACGCATGGCTTCGTACCAGCGTTCCAGGTGCGGCCAGGTTGAGCGCGGTTGCGGCAGGTTGAACCAGCGATGCGCCTCGCAGGCGATGGGAATGTCGGCCATCGTGAAATGATCGCCAATCATGTATTCGTGCGTGGCCAGATGCGCGTCCAGCATGGCCAGCAGCGGTTCCGTCTCGGCAACCGATTGAGCGATGATTGCCGGATCGCGCTCGGCGGCCGGGGTGCGGATCAGTTGCAGGAAGGCCAGGCGACCGGCCTTGTTCAGCGAGGTCTGCTGCCAGTCCATCCATTTTTCTGCTTCAAAACGCGCGGGCAGGGCTTCCGGGTACAGCGGGGCTTGCAACCCTTGCTTCGGATACCGCGCGCACAGATAACGCACGATCACGTTCGACTCCCACAGCACCACCGCACCATCGTCGTCTTCCAGCATCGGGACCAGACCGTTGGGATTGCGGCGCAGATATTCCGCGTCTTGCGTATGGCCGAAGGTGCCACCCGCGTCGGTACGGGGCAGGTTCAGCCCAAGCTCTTGTGCGGTCCAGACAACCTTGCGTACGTTGATCGACGTAATCCGTCCCCAGAGATGGGTCATGCGTGCCTCCAATGGCGGTGGGAAGAAGCGATGCGTGCTGCGCGTTCCAGGCGTTGTGGGTGTAGAAGGATTTGCCCGGAACGTCTGGACTTTACCGGCCCGGATTGTGGGCTGCCAAGCGTTCTTTCCGGACGTTTTTGTTCTGCCGTGTGGCGCTGAAATGACGCTGGCACACCCGGTATTGCGCGATGTCTGTGTGTGGCAGGTATGTCGGCTTGCTGGTTGTGCGCATCGCGCATAATGGCGGCGCGGATGGCACGACCGTGCTTTCAGGCGTCGGCGCTTTTGCGCGGCGCGGGCATCGAATCAGCAATACGAATCGGCCACACGAATTCAGCGATAAGCATCAAAAAAACAAGCAAGGGAACGCGCATGACCTACGAAGAGTATCTGGACGAAGTCACGACGGTGATCTACGAAAACTACGACGTGACCGAGTCGGGCGCGGTCAAGTTCGTGGTGAAGGCGCAGGCGGCGGGGTTTTTCATTGCGCATGACGACAACGAATCGATGCGCACGCTTGAGCAGGCCGCGATCGACGCAGACACCATCATGGAACAGCGCGCGGCGGCCAAGGCGAACAAGCCGGCCTGAGTGCTCTAAAACCCTGCATCCAGCGCAACCTTGTCCAGCACAGGGATTCTGCTTTTGTCGCCATAGGGGTAGGTGACCACGCCGGTGACCCGGACGGACGTCTTGGGCGGGATGGTCTGATAGTCGTCCGAGATGAAGGTCGTGGTCTCATTGTCGATCAACTGGTCAAGCAGCATCAGGTTGCGCGGTTGAAGATCGAGTATGCGAAAGCGCGGCTTGGCGGCGTCTTTTCCAGCAATCGTGATGTTTGCCTTGGCCACCTGAGGGCTGCTGCAATCCTGCTGGGCGTGGATCTCGATGACCGCCACTTCACCTGGGCGGTACGCGGTCGCCGGGTTGCATATCAAGGGGTAGCCGACGACAGACACGCGTCGGTTCTCCAGACTGCGATCGGTGTTCAGGGCTTTCAACTGTTCAGGGTTGAGGGTCATGCCAGCCTCTGACGGCGGCTCGTTTTGTTGACCGCAGGCACTCAGGGTGCCCACGCTGAACAGCATCACAGCCGCTTTTTTCAGCAGCAGGGTTTTTTTCAACAGCATCAATGACGTCCAGACGGATCGGATCCTGCGTATCGAGGTACGTCAGGGAGTCCGTTTATTCATGGCGAGGCGTAGCCCGCTATCAGTTGCATCGGCGACGAGTCCGACCGCCGCCATACTCGCCGATCTGCCATATTTTCGTCTCATTCACTTGGATGAGTTGTGGCTGAGGAATAGCAAAGAGACGTAATTGCCAAGCGTGATTCAACGGGTGCTCACCGCAGGTCGATATCGATAATTGACCTTTAGTCTAAATCTGGACAAAATATCCAGATGACCACACGAACCGATACGCAGCGCGTGCTGCTTGACCAGCTCCTGCAGGTCGCCGAAGGCCTTGGCGCAACCTTCGCCCCTTTCTGCGAAGTCGCCGTGCACGACTTGCTGGATCCCAAGCACGCCATCCTGGCCATTCACAACAATCTGTCCGGACGTGAGGTTGGCAGCCCCGCCACCGAGCTGGGGCTGATGCGCATTCTTGACCCCGACTATGCGCAGGTGGTGGCCAATTATCCAAACCGGTTTGCCGATGGTCGTCAGGCCAAAAGCACCTCGATCGGCATCAAGGATGAAGACGGGCAATACATTGCCGCGCTGTGCATGAATGTCGATCTCAGCTTGTTCCACAGCCTGCAAAGCGCCATGGGCCAGTTCGTGGCGATGGATGCCAACGCGGTCCCGCGCGAATCGCTTGACCCGGCCGGTGCCGACGCCATCCGCGCGCGCATCGACCAGATCGCCGCGCGGCTGGCTACCACCCCGCGAGCCCTGAAGGCCGAAGATCGCCGGGCACTATTGAAAGAACTCAAGGAGGCAGGCTTGCTGGACGTTCGCAAATCCATGGAAACCGTCGCGGCCCATTTGGGCATTTCGCGTGCATCGGCGTACAGCTATGCCAAGTGATGCACGCTTGTTGATGGTGGACAAGGCGGCCGTCGAAGCCGTCTTGCAGCCCGATCAGGTCATGACCGCCGTGCGTGAAGCCTTTGTGCTGCACAGCAAACGCGAAGGGCGCGTGTTCCCGGTGGTACGTGAAGCGCTGTCCACGGGCGGCATCTTTGGCATCAAGTCTGGCGATGTGGCATCACAAGGCTTGCTTGGCTTCAAGGCGGCGGGGTTCTGGCCGTCCAACCGCCAGGTTGGCGGTGAGCCGCATCAGGCCACCATCATGCTGATCGACCCGGCCACCGGTCGGCCCACCTGCATCATCGACGGCAATGCCATCACCACCGTGCGCACTGGCGCAGCGGGCGCACTGGGCTTGCAGAATCTGGCGCGGCAAGACAGCACACGGGTGTGCGTCTTCGGTTCTGGTGTTCAGGCCAGCATCCAGCTGGAATTCGCGTTGCGCGTGTTGCCCGCGCTGTCGGAAGTCGGCTATGTGACACCGCAGCGTACTCGTGACGATGCGTTCGAAGCGCGCTTCCAGGATCGCTGCAAGCTTGTCTGCGCCACCGACCCGGATGCCGCCGTGGCGGCCAGCGATGTGGTCATCACCGCCACGCCAGGCGGCGGTGCCTTGTTCGATGCACAGGCCGTCAAGCCCGGCACACACCTGAACTGCGTGGGGGCCGATACCCGTGGCAAGCGCGAGTTGCCGCCAGGCTTGCTGGCGCGTGCACGCCTGTTTGTCGATGACCGGGAACAGGCCACGCAGATCGGCGAGACCCAGTGGGCACCGACCACGCATTGCGACGAGCTGGGCGACGTGTTCACCGGGCATATCACGGTGAATCGAAAACCCGACGACATCACGATTTTTGATATGACAGGGCTTGCGCTGCAGGACCTGACCGTCGCGCGCCTCATTCACGAGCGCGCATCCGCAACCGGCCTGGGCGCAAGCATTGCCTGGCCTTGGTAATCCACTTCAAGTCGACGTCATGAACACACGCACTGCTCCTACCTACGACGATGTTGTCGCCGCCGCCCAGCGCATCGAAGGCCATGCGCATCGCACGCCCGTACTGACCTCCCGCACCGTGAACGAAGCACTTGGTGCCGAGGTGTTCTTCAAGTGCGAAAACCTGCAACGCATGGGTGCCTTCAAATTCCGTGGCGGCTTCAATGCCTTGTCGAAGTTCGACGCCACGCAGCGCGAGCGCGGCGTGGTGGCATTCTCGTCAGGCAATCATGCGCAGGCCATTGCACTGTCGGCCAAGTTGCTGGGCATTCCTGCCACCATCGTGATGCCCGAAGATGCACCTGCCATGAAAATCGCTGCCACCAAGGGGTATGGCGGCAACGTGGTGACTTACGACCGCTACAAGGACGATCGCGAACAGATCGGCCGCACGCTGGCTGAAAAGCATGGCATGACCCTGATCCCGCCCTACGATCATCCTGACGTGATCGCCGGCCAGGGCACGGCTGCCAAGGAACTGTTCGATGAAGTGGGTGCGCTGGATGCGTTCTTTGCACCGCTGGGCGGTGGTGGACTGCTGAGCGGTTCTGCGCTGGCTGCGCGTGCGCTGTCGCCCGCCTGCAAGATCTACGGCGTCGAACCTGCTGCCGGCAATGACGGCCAGCAATCGTTTCGCAGTGGCAGCATCGTGCGCATCGACACGCCCAAGACCATTGCCGACGGTGCGCAGACGCAATATCTGGGCAACTACACCTTCGACATCATCCGCCGCGATGTGGACGATGTGCTGACTGCCACCGACGAAGAACTGGTGGAGTGCATGCGTTTCTTCGCTGCTCGCATGAAAATGATCGTCGAACCCACCGGCTGCCTGGGCTTTGCTGCGGCCAAGCAGATGAAGGCGCAATTGCAGGGCAAGCGCATTGGTGTGCTGATCAGCGGCGGCAACATCGACATCGCACGCTTTGCCGAGCTGATGGCGCAATAAGGCGGCAAGGTCGCTGTTCGTCATGCCCGATCCCAGGGCGCTGACGGGCAGCGTCCCGACAGGCAAATGCCCGGTCGGCCGGGTACAGGCGGCCGTGGGCAAGAACGCCGCGCCGCGCTGGGGCACAATAAGACTTATTCAAAGCGCTTCCCAGAGCCCTGTCTTGTCCATGTCTGTCCTTCACGCACCGTGACCACCGCGGCATCTCCCTTCGTATTTGTGGTGGATGACGACGACGCCATGCGTCGCGCAATCCTGACGCTGCTGCGGTCTGTGCAGCTGCCAGCACAAGGGTTTGCCTGTGCGGCCGATTTCCTGCTGGCATCGGAACCCGATGGCCCCGCCTGCCTGATTCTCGATGTGCGCCTTCCCCAGGCCAGTGGCCTGGACCTGCAGAAGCTGCTGTGCGATCGAGGCTGGGATCTGCCCATCATTTTTGTAACCGGCTATGGCACGATTCCCATGACGGTGACCGCCATGCGAGCCGGTGCGGTCGAGTTCCTGACCAAGCCATTCTCAGACGAGGAACTGCTCGAGGCCGTGCAGCGCGCCCTGGTGCTGGATGAGTCGCTGCGATCCAACCGTATCGAAGTGCGCGCGCTGGCGGCCCGTTACGCGACGCTGAGCGCGCGTGAACGGCAGGTCATGGACTACGTGGTGCGTGGCCTGTTGAACAAACAGGTGGCTGCAGAACTCGGCACCAGCGAAATCACCGTGAAAGTGCAGCGACGCAAGGTCATGGACAAGATGCAGGCCGGGTCGCTGGCCGAACTGGTACGCATGGCCGAACGTCTGAATCCGGGTGGTTTCAGTGTTGCTGCGTCATCGTCAGCCACGGGGCTGGCCGGCGATGCATCAAGCGATGATGCATCTGTCGACACCTCGGACTGATCCCGCCTGAGCCTCGCACCTATACCAAGGGTGAATAGGCGCGCGCGCCGGAATCGCCTAGCCTGACCAGTGGCCGTGAAGCAGCGGGACATTGGTGCAGGGCATTGAGGCGAGGCAT contains these protein-coding regions:
- a CDS encoding DHCW motif cupin fold protein; translated protein: MRLTDIPFGTTDWAQLERVPHAGETGVAHWRTRQFGDIRVRMVDYSPGYLADHWCSKGHILFCVAGQLDTELEDGRRFVLTPGMSYQVADGAEPHRSSTEIGATLFIVD
- a CDS encoding response regulator transcription factor, which gives rise to MTTAASPFVFVVDDDDAMRRAILTLLRSVQLPAQGFACAADFLLASEPDGPACLILDVRLPQASGLDLQKLLCDRGWDLPIIFVTGYGTIPMTVTAMRAGAVEFLTKPFSDEELLEAVQRALVLDESLRSNRIEVRALAARYATLSARERQVMDYVVRGLLNKQVAAELGTSEITVKVQRRKVMDKMQAGSLAELVRMAERLNPGGFSVAASSSATGLAGDASSDDASVDTSD
- a CDS encoding ornithine cyclodeaminase family protein gives rise to the protein MPSDARLLMVDKAAVEAVLQPDQVMTAVREAFVLHSKREGRVFPVVREALSTGGIFGIKSGDVASQGLLGFKAAGFWPSNRQVGGEPHQATIMLIDPATGRPTCIIDGNAITTVRTGAAGALGLQNLARQDSTRVCVFGSGVQASIQLEFALRVLPALSEVGYVTPQRTRDDAFEARFQDRCKLVCATDPDAAVAASDVVITATPGGGALFDAQAVKPGTHLNCVGADTRGKRELPPGLLARARLFVDDREQATQIGETQWAPTTHCDELGDVFTGHITVNRKPDDITIFDMTGLALQDLTVARLIHERASATGLGASIAWPW
- a CDS encoding glutathione S-transferase family protein, coding for MTHLWGRITSINVRKVVWTAQELGLNLPRTDAGGTFGHTQDAEYLRRNPNGLVPMLEDDDGAVVLWESNVIVRYLCARYPKQGLQAPLYPEALPARFEAEKWMDWQQTSLNKAGRLAFLQLIRTPAAERDPAIIAQSVAETEPLLAMLDAHLATHEYMIGDHFTMADIPIACEAHRWFNLPQPRSTWPHLERWYEAMRTRPAAVGVLDQTLS
- a CDS encoding helix-turn-helix transcriptional regulator, with amino-acid sequence MTTRTDTQRVLLDQLLQVAEGLGATFAPFCEVAVHDLLDPKHAILAIHNNLSGREVGSPATELGLMRILDPDYAQVVANYPNRFADGRQAKSTSIGIKDEDGQYIAALCMNVDLSLFHSLQSAMGQFVAMDANAVPRESLDPAGADAIRARIDQIAARLATTPRALKAEDRRALLKELKEAGLLDVRKSMETVAAHLGISRASAYSYAK
- a CDS encoding threo-3-hydroxy-L-aspartate ammonia-lyase, which produces MNTRTAPTYDDVVAAAQRIEGHAHRTPVLTSRTVNEALGAEVFFKCENLQRMGAFKFRGGFNALSKFDATQRERGVVAFSSGNHAQAIALSAKLLGIPATIVMPEDAPAMKIAATKGYGGNVVTYDRYKDDREQIGRTLAEKHGMTLIPPYDHPDVIAGQGTAAKELFDEVGALDAFFAPLGGGGLLSGSALAARALSPACKIYGVEPAAGNDGQQSFRSGSIVRIDTPKTIADGAQTQYLGNYTFDIIRRDVDDVLTATDEELVECMRFFAARMKMIVEPTGCLGFAAAKQMKAQLQGKRIGVLISGGNIDIARFAELMAQ